A window of the Nibribacter ruber genome harbors these coding sequences:
- a CDS encoding aspartyl protease family protein, producing the protein MPGSETGGSISLGNLTFRTLPSPFAGPDSVTSVIPFTRAGNLIILQGTADSTSGNFILDTGAQHLVLNIIYFRQYPKIPVKGTERTSVSGTAAPAIRTQVKNFAFGEMKFVRPKADLIDLGHIENTKGIRILGLLGMELFRQCELIIDYENSLLYVHQIAKKQAQTYRSKLLADTTAYQTVPIDLKDNRIVARLVMEGKNLDFIIDCGAETNLLDSRLSNKVFENVIITGRVLVNGTGTKKVEALTGTANNLTLGNQAIGSMPVLITNLGNTCFSYNGCIQGVLGFDFLSFNKNKIGFNFVTRKMYIWK; encoded by the coding sequence ATGCCTGGCTCAGAAACGGGTGGCAGCATCTCTTTGGGCAATCTCACCTTTAGAACGTTGCCTTCTCCCTTTGCGGGTCCAGACTCCGTGACCAGCGTCATTCCGTTTACCAGGGCAGGCAATCTCATCATTCTGCAAGGCACGGCAGACTCCACCTCGGGCAATTTCATTCTGGACACGGGCGCGCAGCATCTAGTCTTGAACATCATCTACTTCCGGCAGTATCCTAAAATTCCCGTGAAGGGCACTGAGAGAACCAGCGTGTCGGGGACGGCTGCCCCCGCCATAAGAACCCAGGTGAAAAATTTCGCCTTCGGGGAGATGAAATTCGTTAGACCCAAAGCCGATTTGATAGACTTGGGTCACATTGAAAACACCAAAGGCATCAGGATTCTGGGATTGTTGGGCATGGAGCTGTTCAGGCAGTGCGAATTGATTATTGACTATGAAAACAGCCTATTGTACGTCCATCAGATTGCCAAGAAACAGGCCCAGACCTACCGCAGCAAACTTTTGGCAGATACTACGGCTTACCAGACCGTGCCCATCGACCTGAAAGACAATCGGATTGTGGCCCGGCTGGTGATGGAAGGCAAAAACCTGGATTTCATCATTGACTGCGGCGCCGAAACCAATCTGCTGGACTCCCGCCTTTCTAACAAGGTGTTTGAGAACGTTATCATCACGGGCCGTGTTTTGGTGAATGGAACCGGCACCAAAAAGGTGGAAGCCCTGACCGGCACGGCCAACAACCTTACCCTCGGGAACCAAGCCATTGGCAGCATGCCGGTTTTAATCACCAACCTGGGCAATACCTGTTTCTCTTACAACGGGTGTATTCAGGGCGTGCTGGGCTTTGATTTTCTATCGTTTAACAAAAATAAGATCGGCTTTAATTTCGTGACCCGAAAGATGTATATATGGAAGTGA
- a CDS encoding ATP-binding cassette domain-containing protein produces MTFLQVTGIEKTDARGVVLQNISFSQTKGQKIAIAGETGAGKSTLLKIMAGLIQPDAGTVHFEGERVLGPQEKLVAGHEGIAYLSQQYELPAFLRVEQVLRYANSLSASEAQNLYEICQIEHLLSRRTDELSGGERQRIALALLLTSSPSLLLLDEPFSNLDKIHKNTLKTVIQDISQELDITCTLISHDPHDTLSWAEHILVLKDGHLIQTGTPEQIYQLPKDAYVAGLFGEFTTFSEQEVRQLYKGTSPKANTGFIRPENLLLHAPEQTGLAGQVVEVFYFGSFLEVQVQTAETMATVKTQKNSFQKGDQVILRAME; encoded by the coding sequence ATGACCTTTTTACAAGTAACTGGCATTGAGAAAACAGATGCCAGAGGCGTAGTGCTTCAGAACATTTCCTTTTCTCAGACTAAAGGGCAGAAGATTGCCATTGCCGGCGAAACCGGGGCGGGCAAAAGCACGCTGCTCAAAATCATGGCCGGCTTGATTCAGCCAGATGCGGGAACGGTTCATTTTGAAGGAGAGCGCGTACTGGGCCCTCAGGAGAAGTTGGTAGCAGGCCATGAAGGCATTGCCTATCTGTCTCAGCAATATGAGCTGCCGGCTTTTCTGCGCGTGGAGCAGGTGCTGCGGTATGCCAACTCCCTCAGTGCCTCTGAAGCCCAGAACCTGTATGAGATTTGCCAGATTGAACACCTGCTAAGCCGCCGCACAGATGAATTGTCTGGCGGAGAACGCCAACGGATTGCCCTGGCCCTGCTGCTCACCTCCTCTCCCAGCCTCTTGTTGCTAGATGAGCCTTTCTCCAACCTGGACAAGATTCACAAGAACACCCTCAAGACCGTCATCCAAGACATAAGCCAGGAACTGGACATCACCTGCACCCTCATTTCGCATGACCCGCATGACACCCTTTCTTGGGCAGAGCATATTCTGGTGCTAAAAGACGGCCATCTAATTCAAACCGGCACACCAGAACAAATCTACCAACTCCCCAAGGATGCTTACGTGGCCGGATTGTTTGGAGAGTTTACTACTTTTTCAGAACAGGAAGTACGGCAACTCTATAAGGGCACCTCGCCTAAGGCGAATACTGGTTTCATACGCCCCGAAAACCTGCTACTGCACGCTCCTGAGCAAACGGGCTTGGCCGGCCAAGTGGTTGAGGTGTTTTATTTTGGCAGTTTCCTGGAGGTTCAAGTCCAAACCGCTGAAACCATGGCGACGGTGAAAACGCAAAAGAATAGCTTCCAGAAGGGAGACCAAGTTATTCTGAGGGCAATGGAATAA
- a CDS encoding threonine aldolase family protein: MNTIDLRSDTVTKPTPAMLHAMFNAPVGDDVYSEDPTVNELQEYCASLFGMEAGLFCPSGTMTNQIAIKMHTQPLSEVICEKTSHIYVYEVGGIAFNSSASVHLVDGYRGKITPQQVEAGINPDNVHFPVTSLVSLENTCNKGGGSFYTLAEISAISEVCKKHGIPLHLDGARVFNALTASGDNALDYGTYFDSISVCLSKGLGAPVGSVLLGKKNFIEKAKRVRKVLGGGWRQAGYMAAAGLYALQNNVERLQVDHDRAKQIGQTLALADYVAEVVPVETNIIIFRLEDHVNTEQYLNYLKDKSILASSFGPQMIRLVTHLDLTEEMMLHLLEALDTYQA, encoded by the coding sequence ATGAATACCATAGACCTTCGTAGTGACACGGTCACCAAACCCACTCCTGCCATGCTGCACGCCATGTTCAACGCCCCCGTAGGCGATGACGTGTACAGCGAGGACCCCACCGTGAATGAGTTGCAGGAGTATTGCGCCAGCCTGTTTGGGATGGAGGCCGGGCTCTTCTGCCCTTCTGGCACCATGACCAACCAGATTGCCATCAAAATGCACACGCAGCCGCTCTCAGAGGTCATCTGCGAGAAAACCAGCCACATTTACGTGTATGAAGTGGGCGGCATCGCTTTCAACTCCTCGGCCTCTGTGCATCTGGTGGACGGCTACCGTGGTAAAATCACGCCCCAGCAGGTAGAAGCCGGCATCAATCCAGACAACGTCCATTTTCCGGTGACCAGCCTGGTGTCTCTGGAGAATACCTGCAACAAAGGAGGCGGCTCTTTTTACACTTTAGCTGAAATTTCCGCCATTTCTGAGGTCTGCAAAAAGCACGGCATTCCCCTGCACCTGGACGGCGCCCGCGTGTTCAATGCCCTCACCGCCTCCGGTGACAATGCCTTGGACTATGGCACCTATTTTGACTCCATCTCCGTGTGCCTCTCCAAAGGGCTGGGCGCTCCTGTTGGCTCTGTGCTGCTGGGTAAGAAAAACTTCATTGAGAAGGCTAAACGCGTGCGCAAAGTGTTAGGTGGCGGCTGGCGCCAGGCCGGGTACATGGCAGCGGCGGGTTTGTATGCGCTCCAAAACAATGTAGAGCGCCTGCAGGTAGACCATGACCGCGCCAAGCAGATTGGTCAGACGCTGGCCCTGGCAGATTACGTGGCCGAAGTAGTACCCGTAGAAACCAACATCATCATCTTCCGGTTGGAGGACCACGTGAATACAGAGCAGTACCTGAACTACCTGAAAGACAAAAGTATTCTCGCCTCCTCCTTCGGGCCGCAGATGATCCGGTTGGTTACCCACCTGGACCTAACCGAAGAAATGATGCTCCATCTGCTAGAAGCCTTAGACACTTACCAAGCCTAA
- a CDS encoding metallophosphoesterase family protein: MKIGLLSDTHSYLDDRILALLEGCDEIWHAGDFGSVDVSERLAQVAPLRGVYGNIDDKDIRYLHPKNLRFDCNGLDVLMTHIGGYPGKYAPEVRAMIQANPPGLFICGHSHTLKVMTDPKHGNLLHLNPGAAGRHGFHKIRTMLRFEVEAGKVQKLQVIELGKRA, from the coding sequence ATGAAAATCGGTTTACTCTCAGACACGCACAGTTACCTAGATGACCGCATTCTGGCCTTGTTGGAGGGGTGTGATGAGATTTGGCATGCGGGCGATTTTGGCAGCGTGGATGTTTCTGAACGATTGGCCCAGGTGGCGCCGCTGCGGGGGGTGTACGGCAACATAGATGACAAGGATATCAGGTACCTGCACCCCAAGAACTTACGCTTTGACTGCAACGGTCTGGACGTACTCATGACGCATATTGGCGGCTATCCGGGCAAGTATGCGCCCGAGGTACGGGCCATGATTCAAGCCAATCCGCCGGGCCTTTTTATCTGTGGTCACTCCCATACACTCAAGGTCATGACAGATCCCAAACACGGCAACCTGCTGCACTTGAACCCCGGGGCGGCGGGCAGGCACGGCTTTCATAAAATAAGGACCATGCTCCGGTTTGAGGTGGAGGCCGGCAAGGTACAGAAGCTGCAGGTCATTGAGCTGGGCAAGCGCGCCTAA
- the pyrE gene encoding orotate phosphoribosyltransferase has translation MPQTDTAAQIAAYLLETQAVRLRPQQPFQWSSGWNSPIYCDNRVTLSFPHIRSYIKNALAQAIQQRFPEVQAIAGVATAGIAQGALVADLLDLPYLYVRPEPKSHGMGNQIEGKLEPGQKIVLIEDLISTGGSSLKAAKAVQAAGGEVIGMAAIFTYGFPQAEANFAQAHIPTLCLSDYNTLVKIAAEQDYISADSIDTLSQWRQSPETWGK, from the coding sequence ATGCCACAGACAGACACCGCCGCCCAGATAGCCGCCTACTTGTTAGAAACCCAAGCAGTGCGCCTACGGCCTCAGCAGCCGTTCCAGTGGAGTTCCGGGTGGAACTCTCCAATTTACTGCGACAATCGCGTCACGCTCTCCTTTCCGCATATTCGCAGCTATATTAAAAATGCTTTGGCGCAGGCCATTCAGCAGCGCTTCCCAGAGGTGCAGGCCATTGCCGGCGTGGCCACCGCGGGCATTGCCCAGGGCGCCCTGGTGGCAGACCTCCTGGATTTGCCGTATTTATACGTACGCCCCGAGCCAAAAAGCCATGGAATGGGCAATCAAATTGAAGGAAAATTAGAGCCCGGCCAGAAAATAGTGCTCATTGAGGACCTTATTTCTACCGGCGGAAGCTCCCTCAAAGCCGCCAAAGCCGTGCAAGCCGCCGGTGGCGAGGTCATTGGCATGGCCGCCATTTTCACCTACGGCTTCCCGCAGGCCGAGGCCAATTTTGCCCAGGCCCACATCCCCACCCTCTGCCTCAGCGACTACAATACTTTGGTAAAGATCGCCGCCGAGCAGGACTACATCTCCGCAGATTCCATTGATACCCTCTCCCAATGGCGCCAATCCCCTGAAACGTGGGGAAAATAA
- a CDS encoding NUDIX hydrolase — MNVFINDIPLIIKKTSEKIFKHQYDLVLDKDDQFTSKDLVGDVLFREVDAVLIDRLVRLMEVKKLKKLDSITLVTDKKKKLIEHLKDQFKIIKAAGGLVVKDGKILMIHRLGVWDLPKGKLDKGEEVQLGALREVEEECNIKVAITGDLPNTWHSYAYKGKKILKKTSWFTMQCLDDSLMRPQAEESIEEVRFMTPEEVVELLPDSYTSVEFVIRHYLASMKKAGKE; from the coding sequence ATGAATGTCTTTATCAACGACATCCCACTGATTATTAAAAAGACCAGTGAAAAGATCTTTAAGCACCAATATGACCTGGTGCTAGATAAGGACGACCAATTTACCTCCAAGGACCTGGTGGGCGACGTGCTCTTTAGAGAAGTGGACGCCGTGCTCATTGACCGCCTGGTGCGCCTCATGGAGGTAAAAAAGCTCAAGAAGCTGGACTCCATCACGCTGGTCACTGACAAGAAAAAGAAGCTCATTGAGCACTTGAAGGACCAGTTCAAGATCATCAAAGCCGCCGGCGGTTTGGTGGTAAAGGACGGCAAGATTCTCATGATCCACCGCCTGGGCGTGTGGGACCTACCCAAAGGCAAGCTGGACAAAGGCGAAGAAGTACAGTTGGGCGCCCTGCGCGAAGTGGAGGAGGAGTGCAACATCAAAGTAGCCATTACCGGTGATCTCCCCAATACCTGGCACTCCTATGCCTACAAAGGCAAGAAAATCCTAAAGAAGACCAGCTGGTTTACCATGCAGTGCCTGGATGACAGCCTCATGCGCCCGCAAGCAGAGGAGTCCATAGAAGAGGTGCGCTTCATGACGCCCGAGGAGGTAGTAGAGCTACTGCCAGATTCTTATACCTCGGTGGAGTTTGTGATCAGGCATTATTTGGCTTCAATGAAGAAAGCTGGAAAGGAATAA
- the coaD gene encoding pantetheine-phosphate adenylyltransferase has product MKRIALFPGSFDPFTNGHYDVVQRGCELFDNIIISIGNNSSKSRYFSVEDMVQIIEDVFKDNPKVWVQAYKGLTADFAKEVGAKFLLRGLRNTTDFEYENTIAQANRHVNPELETVFLITSPRLAAINSSIIREIHRFGGNVQDFIPFQLSSLKPNNA; this is encoded by the coding sequence ATGAAACGCATTGCCCTCTTTCCTGGCTCTTTTGACCCATTCACCAACGGACATTATGATGTAGTACAGCGGGGCTGTGAATTGTTTGACAATATCATCATCTCCATTGGCAACAACAGCAGCAAGAGCCGCTATTTTTCGGTTGAGGACATGGTGCAGATTATAGAGGACGTCTTCAAGGACAACCCGAAGGTGTGGGTACAGGCCTATAAAGGTCTAACGGCAGATTTCGCTAAGGAAGTGGGTGCCAAGTTTTTATTGAGAGGTTTGCGCAACACTACTGATTTTGAGTATGAGAATACCATTGCGCAGGCCAACCGGCACGTGAACCCAGAACTAGAGACGGTGTTTCTAATCACATCGCCCAGGCTGGCGGCCATTAACTCATCAATTATCAGGGAAATTCACCGGTTTGGCGGCAACGTGCAGGATTTTATTCCTTTCCAGCTTTCTTCATTGAAGCCAAATAATGCCTGA
- a CDS encoding DUF3822 family protein, with the protein MDSLAAAYKQSQRVVDDAFDVSASAHAHLYFCFGAHRLRLGVLDTERNKFVALEDYESNRPVSVDGAIQYLRSLTEHSPILQQRQWQTVRIAIKSQQFTLIPETLFEVNAREEYLQLNAELDLATELVHQYAHPRLELINVFTVPTKLQAWAEGHFETTEVEFVHQTSSLMEGFLHMAERNPRPQLYVYVDKNYVTLVVLQDTRLEFCNSFYFTSQEDFIYYILFVLQEKKMNPDQDHVFVWGELMVHSELFDVLRKYIRHVQLGKKPTGVGYSYRFDALFEHRNFDMYSLHFCE; encoded by the coding sequence TTGGACAGCCTAGCCGCCGCTTATAAGCAATCGCAACGCGTGGTAGATGACGCCTTTGACGTGTCTGCCTCTGCCCATGCCCACCTGTATTTCTGTTTTGGGGCGCACCGGCTGCGTTTAGGCGTGCTGGACACAGAGCGCAACAAGTTTGTGGCCCTGGAGGACTATGAGTCCAACAGACCCGTGAGCGTTGACGGCGCCATCCAGTACCTGAGGTCTTTAACCGAGCACAGTCCCATCTTGCAGCAGAGACAGTGGCAGACGGTGCGCATAGCCATCAAAAGCCAGCAGTTCACGCTCATTCCAGAGACTTTATTTGAGGTGAACGCCCGTGAAGAATACCTGCAACTAAACGCTGAACTGGACCTGGCCACTGAACTGGTGCACCAGTATGCCCACCCACGGCTGGAACTGATCAACGTCTTCACGGTGCCCACCAAACTACAAGCCTGGGCCGAGGGCCATTTTGAAACCACTGAGGTTGAGTTTGTGCACCAGACCTCCAGCCTCATGGAAGGCTTCCTGCACATGGCCGAGCGCAATCCAAGACCCCAACTCTACGTCTACGTTGACAAGAACTACGTGACGCTGGTGGTGTTGCAAGACACACGACTGGAGTTCTGTAATTCTTTCTACTTCACGTCACAGGAAGACTTCATTTACTACATCTTATTTGTGCTGCAGGAGAAGAAGATGAACCCAGACCAGGACCATGTCTTTGTGTGGGGCGAGCTTATGGTGCACTCAGAACTGTTTGACGTGCTGCGCAAATACATACGCCATGTACAGCTCGGGAAGAAACCAACCGGCGTAGGCTACAGCTACCGCTTTGACGCCCTCTTTGAGCACCGCAACTTTGACATGTACAGCCTGCATTTTTGTGAGTAA
- a CDS encoding NUDIX domain-containing protein — MENIHPLAESYSFKTRVRVCGLLIHNNTLLLARHKAAFVDGSFWIPPGGGLEYGEKVKDCLRREFKEETGLIVEVARFLYLHEFLKPPLHAIELFFEVKLVSGELLMGSDPEHSLEAQLLEEVRFLSVRDMFALQREELHPVLHGLVNMDDLFIPRFDFLS; from the coding sequence ATGGAGAACATTCATCCGCTAGCGGAATCATATAGTTTTAAAACACGCGTCAGGGTCTGCGGACTCCTCATCCATAACAACACGCTGCTACTGGCCCGGCACAAGGCTGCCTTCGTGGATGGCTCTTTCTGGATTCCGCCGGGGGGTGGACTGGAATACGGCGAAAAGGTGAAAGACTGCCTGCGACGGGAGTTTAAAGAGGAAACCGGTCTTATTGTGGAAGTGGCCAGGTTCCTGTACCTGCATGAGTTTTTGAAACCGCCCTTGCACGCCATTGAACTGTTCTTTGAGGTGAAACTGGTCTCTGGCGAACTATTGATGGGCTCTGATCCTGAGCACAGCCTGGAGGCCCAGTTGCTGGAAGAGGTGCGTTTTTTAAGCGTGCGGGACATGTTTGCCCTGCAGCGCGAAGAGCTTCACCCGGTGCTGCACGGCTTGGTGAACATGGACGATCTCTTCATTCCCAGATTTGACTTCCTGAGCTAG
- a CDS encoding PaaI family thioesterase, whose product MMQTYNPQFRDTVKEKLQRQFYMHLLGFEIDTIEIGRVEGHLAMEEKHKQHKGFAHGGVTATLADIVMGFAAVTLVPADHHVVTVDLRVSYLNPGLGTKLIAKGWVIKQGRKLNFCEAEIYSEGDQGQQILIAKASATMATLHPEDSKPQH is encoded by the coding sequence ATGATGCAGACGTATAATCCTCAGTTCAGAGATACGGTAAAAGAAAAACTTCAGCGGCAATTTTACATGCATTTGTTGGGTTTTGAAATAGACACCATAGAAATTGGAAGGGTAGAGGGCCATCTGGCCATGGAAGAGAAGCACAAGCAGCACAAAGGCTTCGCGCACGGCGGCGTCACGGCTACTTTGGCAGATATTGTGATGGGCTTTGCCGCCGTGACTTTGGTGCCCGCAGACCACCACGTGGTGACCGTTGACCTGCGTGTGTCCTACCTAAACCCCGGTTTGGGTACCAAGTTGATTGCCAAAGGCTGGGTGATCAAACAGGGCCGCAAATTGAACTTTTGTGAGGCAGAAATCTATTCTGAAGGAGACCAAGGGCAGCAGATCTTAATTGCCAAAGCCTCGGCCACAATGGCTACCTTGCACCCCGAAGACTCCAAGCCCCAACACTAG